The following proteins are encoded in a genomic region of Pikeienuella piscinae:
- a CDS encoding TRAP transporter substrate-binding protein, whose amino-acid sequence MRMMKMTAIAAACAATWAAAPSGASAADEVKTLRIGTWLPAHHLIVAGIIKPWADAIEAETDGALKFEIMTSPLGPPPAQFDLLLDQAFDVGYGVSGHNVGRFTMTQVMDLPFASPDPWSGSAAAWQTYERFGDQYGEHEGAHIVGLFTHSNPNINMAKGRIETIADLEGKTIRVGGGVTGRIMSQLGATPVQLPPTEAQTAMARGVADGITFPTESIDFFGITPVITSITRIPGGLYTDTFWVAFNQASWDGLSPEQQAAVEKHSGMAIALLAGWAWTNGDRIGEAALNEAGVEFITLPEEEVAIAKERLADMETEWLAEAEKRGLDGQEILDYARRMVKDYSAYKVVNTPN is encoded by the coding sequence ATGCGAATGATGAAGATGACGGCGATCGCGGCGGCCTGCGCCGCGACATGGGCGGCCGCGCCCAGCGGCGCATCGGCGGCGGACGAGGTCAAGACGCTCCGAATCGGCACATGGCTGCCGGCGCACCACCTGATCGTAGCGGGCATCATCAAGCCCTGGGCCGACGCGATCGAGGCGGAGACGGACGGCGCGCTGAAATTCGAAATCATGACCTCGCCGCTCGGCCCGCCCCCGGCGCAGTTCGACCTCTTGCTCGACCAGGCGTTCGATGTCGGCTACGGCGTCAGCGGCCACAATGTCGGCCGCTTCACCATGACTCAGGTTATGGATCTCCCTTTCGCCTCACCCGACCCGTGGTCCGGCTCCGCCGCCGCCTGGCAGACCTATGAGCGGTTCGGCGACCAGTATGGCGAGCACGAGGGCGCGCATATCGTCGGGCTCTTCACGCATTCGAACCCGAACATCAACATGGCCAAGGGCCGGATCGAGACGATCGCCGATCTCGAAGGCAAGACCATCCGCGTCGGCGGCGGCGTCACCGGGCGGATCATGAGCCAGCTCGGCGCAACCCCGGTGCAGTTGCCGCCGACCGAGGCGCAGACCGCGATGGCGCGCGGCGTCGCCGACGGCATCACTTTTCCCACCGAGTCGATCGACTTCTTCGGCATCACGCCGGTCATCACCTCGATCACCCGAATCCCCGGCGGGCTCTACACCGACACATTCTGGGTCGCATTCAACCAGGCCAGCTGGGATGGCCTTTCGCCCGAGCAACAGGCGGCGGTCGAAAAGCACAGCGGAATGGCCATCGCACTCCTCGCCGGCTGGGCTTGGACCAATGGCGACCGGATCGGTGAAGCGGCGCTCAACGAGGCCGGTGTCGAATTCATCACGCTTCCCGAGGAAGAGGTCGCGATCGCGAAGGAGCGGCTGGCGGATATGGAGACCGAATGGCTTGCGGAGGCTGAAAAACGCGGCCTCGACGGCCAGGAGATCCTCGATTACGCTCGCCGGATGGTGAAGGATTACAGCGCCTACAAGGTCGTCAACACGCCGAATTGA
- a CDS encoding NAD(P)-dependent oxidoreductase, translated as MNEATRPRLGYIGLGLMGAPMSRRLLAAGYPLTVWNRTAAKAEALVAEGAKQAARPADVAAEAEIVFACLTDAAAMEEAVFGEGGIAAGARPGAVLVDFSSIAPDATREMAARLECETGMIWIDAPVSGGVPGAEAGTLAIMAGGPEQVFERVKPVVLEMAARFTLMGPSGAGQTAKLCNQVVVGCTMAVLAEATRLAVNAGVDAARLPEALKGGFADSIPLQLFVPRMIAAVHEPPLGHAHTMLKDLDTVRALAQGTKTPTPFVALAAEQFRLLSARAGDEADALEIYKLSAPEPFPTTATEPKITK; from the coding sequence GTGAACGAAGCCACCAGGCCCAGGCTCGGCTATATCGGTCTCGGGCTGATGGGCGCGCCGATGTCGCGCCGGCTGCTGGCGGCGGGCTATCCGCTGACCGTCTGGAACCGAACCGCGGCCAAGGCCGAGGCGCTCGTCGCCGAAGGCGCGAAACAGGCAGCCCGCCCGGCCGATGTCGCGGCGGAGGCGGAGATCGTCTTCGCCTGCCTCACCGACGCGGCGGCGATGGAAGAAGCCGTTTTCGGCGAGGGCGGAATCGCCGCGGGCGCCCGCCCCGGCGCCGTGCTTGTGGATTTCTCCTCCATCGCGCCCGACGCAACGCGCGAAATGGCGGCGCGGCTGGAGTGCGAGACCGGTATGATCTGGATCGACGCCCCGGTCTCCGGCGGCGTGCCGGGGGCGGAGGCGGGGACGCTCGCGATCATGGCCGGCGGGCCAGAGCAGGTTTTCGAGCGGGTGAAGCCGGTGGTGCTGGAGATGGCCGCGCGCTTCACCCTGATGGGGCCGAGCGGCGCCGGACAGACCGCGAAGCTCTGCAATCAGGTCGTCGTGGGCTGCACGATGGCGGTGCTGGCGGAGGCGACGCGCCTCGCGGTCAACGCCGGCGTCGACGCCGCGCGCCTGCCGGAAGCGCTGAAAGGCGGCTTCGCGGATTCGATCCCCCTGCAGCTTTTCGTCCCGCGCATGATCGCGGCGGTCCATGAGCCGCCGCTCGGCCACGCCCACACCATGCTCAAGGATCTCGACACGGTTCGAGCGCTGGCGCAGGGTACGAAAACGCCGACGCCCTTCGTCGCGCTCGCGGCTGAGCAGTTCCGGTTGCTGTCGGCGCGCGCCGGAGACGAGGCGGACGCGCTGGAAATTTACAAATTGTCCGCGCCGGAGCCGTTCCCGACGACGGCCACGGAGCCGAAAATCACCAAATAG
- the carB gene encoding carbamoyl-phosphate synthase large subunit, whose protein sequence is MPKRADIDSVLIIGAGPIVIGQACEFDYSGAQACKALREEGYRVILVNSNPATIMTDPGLADATYVEPITPEVVERIIIQEQERNPGERMVLLPTMGGQTGLNTAMKLAETGALDRLGVELIGAKRAAIEMAEDRKLFREAMERIGLSNPRATIAESMAECVAALDDIGLPAIIRPAYTLGGTGGGVAYNREDYLRICETGLDASPVSQILIDESLLGWKEFEMEVVRDKADNCIIICAIENVDPMGVHTGDSITVAPALTLTDKEYQMMRSASIAVLREIGVETGGSNVQFAVNPDDGRLVVIEMNPRVSRSSALASKATGFPIAKIAAKLAIGYTLDELDNDITGVTPASFEPTIDYVVTKIPRFAFEKFPGAKPELTTAMKSVGEAMAIGRSFHESLQKALSSMETGLSGLDEIVIDGLEEATGKEERKAALMAALAKQTPDRIRVIAQAMREGLDHDDIQAATAFDPWFLERIGEIIAEESLVRERGLPTDAAGMRALKAMGFSDARLAHLCGLEEADVRARRMALGVTAVFKRIDTCAAEFEAQTPYMYSTYEADAMGMVECESRPTGRKKVVILGGGPNRIGQGIEFDYCCCHACYALTEAGYETIMINCNPETVSTDYDTSDRLYFEPLTIEHVMEILRIEQENGELHGVIVQFGGQTPLKLANALEAAGIPILGTSPDAIDLAEDRERFQKLLRKLELKQPENGIAHSRDEAFSVAHEVGYPVVIRPSYVLGGRAMEIVRADAELERYIREAVVVSGASPVLIDSYLSGAVEVDVDALSDGVAVHVAGVMEHIEEAGVHSGDSACVLPPHTLSAETIDELKRQTAEMARGLGVVGLMNVQFAIKGADIYVLEVNPRASRTVPFVAKAVGAPIAAIAARLMAGEKLSAFALPSADPGHVAVKEAVLPFARFPGVDTLLGPEMRSTGEVMGIDRGFARAFLKSQIAAGVTLPGGGRVFISVKDADKALILDAARRLVALGFEIVATSGTAAYLAENGAPASVVKKVYEGRPNAVDLMKDGEIALVFNTTDLPQSVRDSASLRATALHMRTPYYTTAAGAAAAARAIANRLDGEIEVETLQAYAAR, encoded by the coding sequence ATGCCGAAACGCGCCGATATCGACAGCGTGCTGATCATCGGCGCCGGACCCATCGTCATCGGTCAGGCCTGCGAGTTCGATTATTCCGGCGCCCAGGCGTGCAAGGCGCTTCGCGAAGAAGGCTATCGCGTCATCCTCGTCAATTCGAACCCGGCGACGATCATGACCGACCCCGGCCTCGCCGACGCGACCTATGTCGAGCCGATCACGCCGGAGGTGGTGGAGCGCATCATCATCCAGGAGCAAGAGCGGAATCCGGGCGAACGGATGGTTCTGCTGCCGACGATGGGCGGGCAGACCGGGCTCAACACGGCGATGAAGCTGGCGGAAACGGGGGCGCTGGACCGGCTCGGCGTCGAACTGATCGGCGCAAAGCGCGCGGCCATCGAGATGGCCGAGGACCGGAAGCTGTTTCGCGAGGCGATGGAGCGGATCGGCCTCTCAAATCCGCGCGCGACCATCGCCGAGAGCATGGCGGAATGCGTCGCGGCGCTCGACGATATCGGCCTCCCGGCGATCATCCGCCCGGCCTACACGCTCGGCGGCACCGGCGGCGGCGTCGCCTATAACCGCGAAGATTACCTCAGGATCTGCGAGACCGGCCTCGACGCATCGCCGGTGAGCCAGATCCTGATCGACGAGAGCCTGCTCGGCTGGAAGGAGTTCGAGATGGAGGTGGTCCGCGACAAGGCGGACAACTGCATCATCATCTGCGCCATCGAGAATGTCGATCCGATGGGCGTCCATACCGGCGACAGCATCACCGTCGCGCCGGCGCTGACGCTGACGGACAAGGAATACCAGATGATGCGCTCCGCCTCGATCGCGGTTCTACGCGAGATCGGGGTGGAAACCGGCGGCTCCAACGTCCAGTTCGCGGTCAATCCGGATGACGGCCGGCTCGTGGTGATCGAGATGAACCCGCGGGTCTCGCGCTCATCGGCGTTGGCCTCCAAGGCCACGGGCTTTCCGATCGCCAAGATCGCCGCGAAGCTCGCCATCGGCTATACGCTCGACGAGCTCGACAATGACATCACCGGGGTGACGCCGGCGAGCTTCGAGCCGACAATCGACTATGTCGTCACCAAGATCCCCCGTTTCGCTTTCGAGAAATTCCCCGGCGCGAAACCCGAACTCACCACGGCGATGAAGTCGGTGGGCGAGGCGATGGCGATCGGCCGATCATTCCACGAGAGCCTGCAAAAGGCGCTGAGCTCGATGGAGACCGGGCTTTCCGGTCTCGACGAGATCGTCATCGACGGGCTCGAGGAGGCCACAGGAAAGGAAGAGCGCAAGGCGGCGCTGATGGCGGCGCTGGCGAAACAGACGCCGGACCGGATCCGCGTGATCGCCCAGGCGATGCGCGAGGGCCTCGACCATGACGACATCCAGGCCGCGACCGCCTTCGATCCCTGGTTCCTTGAGCGCATCGGCGAGATCATCGCGGAGGAGTCGCTCGTGCGCGAACGCGGCTTGCCGACGGATGCGGCCGGGATGCGGGCGCTGAAGGCGATGGGCTTTTCCGATGCGCGCCTTGCGCATCTCTGCGGACTGGAGGAGGCAGACGTTCGCGCCCGCCGGATGGCGCTTGGCGTCACGGCGGTTTTCAAGCGGATCGATACCTGCGCGGCCGAATTCGAAGCGCAGACACCCTATATGTATTCGACCTATGAAGCCGACGCGATGGGCATGGTCGAATGTGAATCGCGGCCGACCGGACGCAAGAAGGTTGTCATTCTCGGCGGCGGTCCGAACCGGATCGGTCAGGGGATCGAGTTCGACTATTGCTGCTGTCACGCCTGCTACGCGCTGACCGAGGCGGGCTATGAGACGATCATGATCAACTGCAACCCGGAGACGGTCTCGACGGATTACGACACTTCCGACCGGCTCTATTTCGAGCCGTTGACCATCGAGCATGTCATGGAGATCCTGCGGATCGAGCAGGAGAACGGGGAGCTTCACGGCGTCATCGTCCAGTTCGGCGGCCAGACGCCGCTGAAGTTGGCGAACGCGCTGGAGGCGGCGGGAATTCCGATCCTCGGCACTTCTCCGGACGCCATCGACCTCGCCGAGGATCGGGAGCGTTTTCAGAAGCTCCTGCGCAAGCTCGAACTGAAGCAGCCCGAGAACGGCATCGCGCACAGTCGCGATGAGGCGTTCAGCGTCGCGCATGAGGTCGGCTACCCCGTGGTGATCCGCCCGTCATACGTGCTCGGCGGCCGGGCGATGGAGATCGTCCGCGCCGACGCAGAACTGGAGCGTTATATCCGCGAGGCGGTGGTCGTTTCCGGAGCCAGCCCGGTCCTGATCGACAGCTATCTTTCCGGCGCCGTCGAGGTCGATGTCGACGCGCTTTCCGATGGCGTGGCGGTGCATGTCGCCGGGGTGATGGAGCATATCGAGGAGGCCGGCGTCCATTCCGGCGATAGCGCCTGCGTCCTGCCGCCGCATACGCTGTCGGCTGAAACCATCGACGAGTTGAAACGGCAGACCGCCGAGATGGCGCGCGGGCTTGGCGTCGTCGGGCTCATGAACGTGCAGTTCGCGATCAAGGGCGCGGACATCTACGTCCTCGAAGTCAATCCGCGTGCGTCGCGCACGGTGCCCTTCGTCGCCAAGGCGGTCGGCGCGCCAATCGCCGCCATCGCGGCGCGCCTTATGGCGGGCGAGAAACTCTCCGCCTTCGCGCTTCCCTCCGCCGATCCCGGCCATGTCGCGGTGAAGGAGGCGGTGCTGCCCTTCGCCCGCTTCCCCGGCGTCGATACGCTCCTCGGCCCCGAGATGCGTTCGACCGGCGAAGTTATGGGGATAGACCGCGGCTTCGCCCGCGCCTTCCTAAAGAGCCAGATCGCCGCCGGAGTGACGCTGCCGGGCGGCGGACGGGTCTTCATTTCGGTGAAGGACGCCGACAAGGCGTTAATCCTCGACGCCGCGCGCCGGCTGGTCGCGCTCGGCTTCGAAATCGTCGCTACATCCGGCACCGCCGCCTATCTTGCGGAGAACGGCGCGCCCGCGTCGGTGGTGAAGAAGGTCTACGAAGGGCGGCCGAACGCCGTCGACCTGATGAAGGATGGCGAGATCGCACTGGTCTTCAACACCACCGACCTGCCGCAGTCCGTCCGGGACAGCGCCAGCCTTCGCGCGACGGCGCTGCACATGCGGACGCCCTATTACACGACCGCGGCCGGCGCGGCGGCGGCGGCGCGGGCGATCGCCAACCGTCTTGACGGCGAGATCGAGGTTGAGACGCTTCAGGCCTACGCGGCGAGATGA
- a CDS encoding metallophosphoesterase, producing MSAAPGPERVYAIGDIHGRLDLLRAAHARIDADLAADPVAAHAIVHIGDYVDRGPESAGVLAYLAAGAAADAPWVNLLGNHDRMFFRYLVAPGGRDERLHPDFWWLHERLGGLDTLRSYGLELPEGATKARGDALHREARAAVPAAHFAFLAGLRRFWSWRGWFFAHAGVRPGVPLSQQEEDDLIWIRDPFLTSDADHGAVIVHGHTPVERVEDHGNRIAIDTGAGYGGPLSCLVIDAAGDGTRDGVRVLDGPVLR from the coding sequence ATGAGCGCGGCGCCCGGTCCGGAACGGGTTTATGCGATCGGCGACATCCATGGCCGTCTCGACCTCCTGCGGGCGGCGCACGCCCGAATCGACGCCGATCTCGCGGCCGATCCGGTCGCCGCGCACGCGATCGTGCATATCGGCGACTATGTTGACCGGGGGCCGGAAAGCGCGGGCGTCCTCGCCTATCTCGCGGCGGGGGCGGCGGCCGATGCGCCGTGGGTCAATCTGCTCGGCAATCATGACCGGATGTTCTTTCGCTATCTTGTCGCGCCGGGCGGGCGGGACGAGCGGCTGCATCCGGATTTCTGGTGGCTGCATGAGCGACTCGGCGGGCTGGATACGCTGCGCTCCTACGGACTCGAGTTGCCGGAAGGCGCGACCAAGGCGCGCGGCGACGCGCTCCATCGTGAGGCGCGCGCTGCGGTCCCCGCGGCGCATTTCGCGTTTCTCGCCGGGCTCCGCCGGTTCTGGTCCTGGCGCGGCTGGTTCTTCGCCCATGCCGGCGTGCGCCCCGGCGTCCCGCTGAGCCAGCAGGAGGAGGACGACCTGATCTGGATTCGCGATCCGTTCCTGACAAGCGACGCAGATCACGGCGCGGTCATCGTTCACGGCCATACGCCGGTGGAGCGGGTCGAGGACCACGGGAACCGCATCGCCATCGACACCGGCGCCGGTTATGGCGGGCCGCTTTCATGTCTGGTTATCGACGCGGCGGGCGACGGGACGCGTGATGGCGTGCGCGTGCTCGACGGGCCGGTTCTGCGCTGA
- a CDS encoding TRAP transporter large permease, whose product MGVWEITGLAFVGVFGLMMVGMPIAFAMLVIGLGGIVAGVSVHTALGMIGQLPFNATMSYELSVVPMFVLMGALVTRARMSEDLYRLCHGFVGHRPGGLASATVLACGGFAALSGSSIATAATMAKVAVPEMRRYGYADGLAASSVAAGGTLGILIPPSVILVLYGIATGTDIGKLFIAGVLPGLLAIALYLVAVGVVARLFPDSAPAAPRTGWADRFARFRSVGPILLLFVLIIGGLYQGVFTPTEAGGVGAFGALVFALWRRALGVPEFVDALVETVTTTASLFLVLIGALVFSNFMNLIGLPAALSDLIRAQALTPLEVMLIIFAVYVVLGMFMESLSMILLTIPIFFPIVVDLGFDPIWFGIFAVMVTELSLITPPVGLNLFVIKGVIGDVPMGAIYRGIVPFIMADLVRILLIIAFPTLVLFLPLSSG is encoded by the coding sequence ATGGGCGTATGGGAGATCACCGGCCTCGCCTTCGTCGGCGTTTTCGGCCTGATGATGGTCGGCATGCCGATCGCCTTCGCGATGCTCGTGATCGGCCTCGGCGGCATCGTCGCGGGCGTCTCCGTCCACACCGCGCTCGGAATGATCGGGCAATTGCCGTTCAACGCGACGATGTCCTATGAGCTTTCGGTCGTGCCCATGTTCGTCCTGATGGGCGCGCTGGTGACGCGCGCGCGCATGTCCGAGGATCTCTACCGCCTCTGCCACGGCTTCGTCGGCCATCGGCCCGGCGGGCTGGCTTCGGCGACCGTCCTCGCCTGCGGCGGCTTCGCTGCGCTGAGCGGCTCCTCGATCGCGACGGCGGCGACGATGGCGAAGGTCGCGGTGCCGGAGATGCGGCGCTACGGCTATGCGGACGGACTCGCGGCGTCCTCCGTCGCGGCGGGCGGCACGCTCGGCATCCTGATCCCGCCCTCGGTCATTCTCGTCCTCTACGGCATCGCCACCGGCACCGATATCGGCAAGCTCTTCATCGCCGGGGTTCTGCCCGGACTGCTGGCGATCGCGCTCTATCTCGTCGCTGTCGGCGTCGTGGCGCGGCTCTTTCCCGACTCCGCGCCCGCCGCGCCGCGCACCGGCTGGGCGGACAGGTTCGCCCGCTTCCGCAGCGTCGGCCCGATTCTCCTTCTCTTTGTCCTGATCATCGGCGGGCTTTATCAGGGCGTCTTCACGCCAACCGAGGCCGGCGGCGTCGGGGCGTTTGGCGCGCTTGTCTTCGCGCTCTGGCGAAGAGCGCTCGGCGTCCCGGAATTCGTCGATGCGCTGGTCGAGACGGTGACGACCACCGCCAGCCTCTTTCTGGTGCTGATCGGCGCGCTTGTCTTCTCCAATTTCATGAATCTGATCGGGTTGCCCGCCGCGCTCTCCGATCTGATCCGGGCGCAGGCGCTTACGCCGCTGGAGGTGATGCTGATCATCTTCGCGGTCTATGTCGTACTCGGCATGTTCATGGAGTCGCTTTCCATGATCCTGCTGACCATCCCGATCTTCTTTCCCATCGTCGTCGATCTCGGGTTCGACCCGATCTGGTTCGGCATTTTCGCGGTGATGGTGACCGAACTCTCGCTGATCACGCCACCGGTCGGGCTCAACCTCTTCGTCATCAAGGGGGTGATCGGCGACGTGCCGATGGGCGCGATCTATCGCGGGATCGTGCCCTTCATCATGGCCGACCTGGTGCGCATCCTGCTAATCATCGCCTTCCCGACGCTTGTCCTTTTCCTGCCGCTGAGTTCGGGCTGA
- a CDS encoding TRAP transporter small permease has protein sequence MPRAQSAFVGILDRGFTLLVWIGAALAAVMMFTTFANVIMRYLFRHPIPGSFEITEITMGLIVFFALPKMIRMRGNIRVTILFDRFAPAVRAYATFATELLGAAISMLIAWRMWLYGERILTYGEVTMELRVPKGLIAQSMAALLVVAALAFVICAFEALKNEPESGVDGVGL, from the coding sequence ATGCCACGCGCACAGAGCGCATTTGTCGGCATACTCGACCGCGGCTTCACGCTGCTGGTCTGGATCGGCGCTGCGCTGGCGGCAGTGATGATGTTCACGACCTTCGCCAATGTCATCATGCGCTATCTGTTCCGGCACCCGATCCCCGGCTCCTTCGAGATCACCGAGATCACGATGGGCCTGATCGTGTTCTTCGCCCTGCCGAAGATGATCCGCATGCGCGGCAATATCCGCGTCACCATTCTCTTCGACCGATTCGCGCCGGCGGTCCGGGCCTATGCGACCTTCGCGACCGAATTGCTCGGCGCGGCGATATCGATGCTCATCGCCTGGCGCATGTGGCTCTATGGCGAGCGTATCCTCACTTATGGCGAGGTGACTATGGAGCTTCGCGTGCCCAAGGGACTCATCGCGCAGTCGATGGCGGCGCTCCTCGTCGTCGCGGCGCTGGCTTTCGTGATCTGCGCCTTCGAAGCGCTGAAGAATGAACCGGAATCCGGCGTGGACGGGGTCGGACTCTGA
- the pobA gene encoding 4-hydroxybenzoate 3-monooxygenase — MRARIVIIGGGPSGLLLSQLLHLSGVETVVLERRPRAYVMARVRAGVLEWGTVETLREAGVGERMDREGFVHEGVYLSAQNRGFRVPLKERAGRPVLVYGQTEVTRDLYDARDAADGAVIDEAAGVEIHGVDGRTPHVTYRKDGRECRIDCDYVIGCDGFHGVSRGVIPKTVLREYERVYPFGWLGVLSESHPVSDELIYANSTRGFALCSMRNEGLSRYYVQTEVDEDPAAWSDSRFWDELKRRIPEAAADVLTTGRITEKSLAPLRSYVAEPMRWGRLFLVGDAAHIVPPTGAKGLNLAVSDVHYLHRALVALYRDGSEEGIDRYSDLALARVWKSVRFSWWMTTMLHRFPDQTPFDQRIQESEIDYLEHSGAAQTVMAENYVGLPF, encoded by the coding sequence ATGCGCGCTCGGATCGTCATCATCGGGGGCGGGCCGTCCGGCCTGCTTCTCAGCCAGCTACTCCACCTGAGCGGCGTCGAAACGGTGGTGCTGGAGCGGCGTCCGCGTGCGTATGTGATGGCGCGAGTCCGGGCCGGGGTCCTCGAATGGGGCACCGTCGAGACGCTGCGCGAGGCGGGCGTCGGAGAACGCATGGACCGGGAGGGGTTCGTTCACGAGGGCGTATATCTCTCAGCGCAAAATCGCGGCTTCCGCGTCCCGCTCAAGGAGCGCGCCGGCCGTCCGGTTCTGGTCTATGGCCAGACCGAGGTGACGAGGGACCTTTACGACGCGCGCGACGCCGCCGACGGCGCGGTGATCGACGAGGCCGCAGGGGTGGAGATTCACGGCGTCGACGGGAGGACGCCCCATGTGACCTACCGGAAGGATGGTCGCGAGTGTCGAATCGATTGCGACTACGTTATCGGCTGCGACGGGTTTCATGGAGTCAGCCGGGGGGTCATCCCGAAGACGGTCCTGCGTGAATACGAAAGGGTCTATCCGTTCGGCTGGCTCGGGGTCCTGTCGGAATCGCACCCGGTCAGCGACGAGTTGATCTACGCGAACAGCACGCGCGGCTTCGCGCTCTGCTCGATGCGGAATGAGGGACTCAGCCGCTACTACGTGCAGACCGAGGTCGACGAGGACCCCGCCGCATGGTCCGATAGCCGGTTCTGGGATGAGTTGAAGCGGCGGATTCCCGAGGCGGCCGCCGATGTGCTGACGACCGGCCGGATCACCGAGAAGTCGCTCGCGCCATTGCGGAGCTATGTCGCCGAACCGATGCGCTGGGGTCGGCTCTTTCTGGTCGGCGACGCCGCGCATATCGTGCCCCCGACCGGGGCCAAGGGGTTGAACCTCGCCGTCTCCGACGTCCATTACCTGCATCGCGCGCTGGTCGCCCTCTACAGAGACGGATCGGAGGAGGGGATCGACCGCTATTCCGACCTTGCGCTGGCGCGGGTCTGGAAATCGGTGCGCTTCAGCTGGTGGATGACGACGATGCTGCATCGTTTCCCCGACCAGACCCCGTTCGATCAGCGCATCCAGGAAAGCGAGATCGACTATCTCGAACATTCCGGAGCGGCGCAGACGGTGATGGCGGAGAATTACGTCGGTCTGCCCTTCTGA
- the ilvD gene encoding dihydroxy-acid dehydratase: MTDRSKGGLRSRITTDGIDRAPHRAFMRAMGLDDEAIARPMIGVVSQKGEQTPCNMTHESQVRYAKDGVHIAGGTPREFTTISVSDGIGMNHEGMKFSLVSRELIADSIEAVVHGHAYDGLIGFGGCDKTLPGVMMGMVRCNVPSVFIYGGSALPGRFQGRDVSVLDSYEGVGAVQAGRMTEAELRVLEHSCLPSIGSCAGQFTANTMGMVSEALGLTVPNVSMIPGVYSQRIPACKRAGALVMKAVEGEGPLPRDIVTRKALENACAIVAATGGSTNAALHIPAIAHEAGIRFTMADVAEVLQRTPFIGDLKPGGQYHAKDVFDIGGALVVIRELINAGYMHGETLTVTGRTLAEEAADAPAPDGEVIRPLSNPIMKSGGVTVLKGNLCPDGALLKVAGLKSLRFEGTARVFESEDEAIAVISKRDYQKGEVLIVRNEGPKGGPGMREMLGLTAVIYGHGMGEDVALLTDGRFSGASRGMCIGYASPEAAVGGPMALVQDGDRITIDADAASITIDITDAEMQARRDRWTPPKPNHPAGLLAKYAATVGQAHEGAVTHAGGAVWPEKPHC, from the coding sequence GTGACAGATCGGTCCAAGGGCGGGCTCCGCTCACGCATCACCACGGACGGAATCGACCGCGCGCCGCACCGCGCCTTCATGCGCGCGATGGGGCTTGACGACGAAGCGATCGCGCGGCCGATGATCGGCGTGGTCAGCCAGAAGGGCGAGCAGACGCCCTGCAACATGACCCACGAATCGCAGGTGCGGTACGCCAAGGACGGCGTGCATATCGCCGGCGGAACCCCACGCGAGTTCACCACCATCTCCGTCTCCGACGGGATCGGGATGAACCATGAAGGAATGAAATTCTCTCTCGTCAGCCGGGAGCTGATCGCCGACAGCATCGAGGCGGTGGTTCATGGTCACGCCTATGACGGGCTGATCGGGTTTGGCGGTTGCGACAAGACCCTTCCCGGCGTGATGATGGGCATGGTGCGGTGCAACGTGCCGTCAGTCTTCATCTATGGCGGCTCCGCCCTCCCCGGCCGGTTCCAGGGGCGCGACGTCTCCGTCCTCGACTCCTATGAGGGGGTCGGCGCGGTGCAGGCGGGGCGGATGACGGAGGCCGAGCTTCGCGTGCTGGAGCATTCCTGTCTGCCGAGCATCGGCTCCTGCGCCGGGCAGTTCACCGCCAACACGATGGGGATGGTCTCGGAGGCGCTCGGCCTCACGGTTCCCAATGTTTCGATGATCCCCGGCGTCTATTCGCAGCGAATCCCCGCCTGCAAGCGCGCTGGCGCGTTGGTGATGAAGGCGGTCGAGGGCGAGGGACCGCTGCCGCGCGACATCGTCACCCGAAAGGCGCTAGAGAACGCCTGCGCCATCGTCGCGGCGACCGGCGGCTCCACCAACGCCGCGCTTCACATCCCCGCCATCGCGCACGAGGCCGGCATCAGGTTCACCATGGCGGATGTGGCGGAAGTGCTCCAGCGCACGCCGTTCATTGGCGATCTGAAGCCCGGCGGCCAGTATCACGCCAAGGACGTCTTCGACATCGGCGGCGCGCTCGTCGTGATCCGCGAACTGATCAACGCGGGCTACATGCATGGCGAGACGCTGACCGTGACGGGCCGCACCCTCGCCGAGGAGGCCGCGGACGCGCCGGCCCCAGACGGGGAGGTGATCCGCCCGCTCTCCAACCCGATCATGAAGAGCGGCGGCGTCACGGTGCTGAAGGGTAATCTCTGCCCGGACGGCGCGCTTCTGAAGGTCGCGGGGCTGAAGTCGCTCCGGTTCGAGGGAACCGCACGGGTCTTCGAAAGCGAGGACGAGGCCATCGCCGTCATCTCGAAGCGCGACTACCAGAAAGGCGAAGTGCTGATCGTGCGGAACGAAGGGCCGAAGGGCGGCCCCGGCATGCGTGAGATGCTGGGCCTCACCGCGGTGATCTACGGTCATGGCATGGGCGAGGATGTCGCGCTTCTGACCGATGGGCGTTTCTCCGGCGCCTCGCGCGGCATGTGCATCGGCTACGCGTCTCCGGAAGCCGCGGTCGGCGGGCCGATGGCGCTGGTTCAGGATGGCGACCGGATCACCATCGACGCCGATGCGGCGTCGATCACGATCGACATCACGGATGCGGAGATGCAGGCGCGCCGCGACCGCTGGACTCCACCCAAGCCGAACCACCCGGCGGGATTGTTGGCGAAATACGCCGCGACCGTCGGCCAGGCGCACGAAGGCGCGGTGACCCATGCCGGCGGGGCGGTCTGGCCGGAAAAGCCGCACTGCTAG